In Nostoc sp. GT001, a genomic segment contains:
- a CDS encoding iron uptake porin, translating to MSHLLWKTLVLSPVVLGVTVLVSAKGMAAEVASSSEDTKPKAANASIFIQTDQPKVNQQLVAQKTDENKVLEEVNRYSNEGKNQNSLSQVTSVSQFSDVQPTDWAFQALQSLVERYGCIAGYPNSTYRGNRALTRYEFAAGLNACLDRVNELIATATADLVTKQDLATLQRLQEEFSAELATLRGRVDSVEARTAELEANQFSTTTKLVGEAIFVVTDIFGNNSGDANNTVFQDRVRLDLQTSFTGKDVLHTRLAAGNALAFTQVGNGGGAIDTAEGTQTFQLGSTSNNSVIIDWLAYYVPIDPAQAYFAGTGGIHSDYVATNNPYFEDFDGGNGALSTFASESPIYRIGGGAGAALTLPFGKGGNFFKPSSLTIGYLASNASNPGTNQGLLEGNYAALGQLNFSVGDRLSIGATYVHGYHGAGGGNLFDLGGGLGSTNRVVGTGQANTLTTLNGSSSNSYGISAAFRPSDKLSVSGFVSYHDVTGFGAGDDYEAWSYGLGVALPDFGKKGNVLGIFAGAEPYAFNRGGAFAGTGNDIPYHFEGFYKYRVSDNISITPGVIWLTSPGQNSNNDDAIIGTLRTTFTF from the coding sequence ATGTCTCATCTATTGTGGAAAACTCTGGTACTAAGTCCAGTAGTTTTGGGAGTGACGGTGTTGGTTTCCGCTAAGGGTATGGCTGCTGAAGTAGCAAGCTCTTCTGAAGATACAAAGCCAAAAGCTGCTAATGCTTCAATATTCATTCAAACAGATCAACCAAAAGTTAATCAGCAATTGGTTGCTCAAAAGACTGATGAAAATAAGGTTTTAGAAGAGGTTAATCGCTACAGCAACGAAGGCAAGAACCAGAATTCACTGTCTCAAGTCACATCAGTTTCTCAATTTTCTGATGTACAGCCAACTGATTGGGCATTCCAAGCTTTGCAATCCCTGGTTGAGCGCTACGGTTGTATTGCTGGATACCCAAATTCTACTTACCGTGGTAATCGGGCACTGACTCGTTATGAGTTTGCCGCAGGTTTGAATGCTTGTTTAGATCGAGTTAATGAACTGATTGCAACAGCAACTGCTGACTTGGTGACAAAACAGGATTTGGCGACTCTCCAGCGTTTGCAAGAGGAATTCTCGGCAGAACTGGCAACTCTGCGTGGTCGAGTAGATTCTGTAGAAGCACGGACTGCTGAACTAGAAGCTAATCAGTTTTCCACTACCACAAAATTGGTGGGTGAAGCTATTTTTGTCGTTACTGATATTTTTGGCAATAATAGTGGTGATGCCAATAATACTGTCTTCCAAGATAGGGTACGTTTAGACTTGCAAACCAGTTTCACGGGTAAAGACGTTTTACACACCCGTCTTGCAGCCGGGAATGCACTAGCCTTTACTCAAGTAGGGAATGGTGGTGGTGCTATCGATACTGCTGAAGGCACACAAACATTTCAACTCGGCAGCACTAGTAACAACAGTGTGATTATCGACTGGCTAGCTTATTACGTACCCATAGATCCAGCCCAAGCTTACTTTGCGGGCACCGGAGGTATTCATAGCGATTATGTTGCCACTAACAACCCTTACTTTGAGGACTTTGATGGCGGTAATGGTGCTTTGTCTACCTTTGCTTCTGAAAGTCCGATTTATCGCATTGGTGGTGGTGCAGGTGCGGCACTGACTTTACCCTTTGGTAAGGGTGGCAATTTTTTCAAACCAAGTTCACTGACTATAGGCTACTTGGCATCAAATGCTAGTAATCCTGGCACAAATCAAGGTTTGCTAGAGGGTAACTATGCAGCTCTTGGACAATTGAACTTTAGTGTTGGCGATCGCTTATCTATAGGTGCTACCTACGTTCACGGTTATCATGGTGCTGGAGGTGGTAATTTATTCGATCTAGGTGGTGGTTTGGGTAGTACTAACCGCGTTGTAGGTACTGGTCAAGCTAACACTCTAACTACCCTAAACGGATCTTCCAGTAATTCTTATGGGATATCGGCAGCCTTCAGACCCAGCGATAAACTGTCAGTCAGTGGCTTTGTTTCTTACCACGATGTCACAGGCTTTGGTGCTGGTGATGATTATGAAGCTTGGAGCTACGGTCTTGGGGTAGCCCTACCTGACTTTGGTAAAAAGGGTAACGTTTTAGGGATTTTTGCAGGTGCTGAACCTTATGCCTTTAACCGAGGCGGAGCTTTTGCTGGTACTGGGAATGATATACCTTATCACTTTGAAGGCTTTTACAAGTATCGCGTGTCAGATAATATCTCAATCACCCCTGGCGTAATCTGGTTGACCTCTCCTGGTCAAAACAGCAATAACGATGATGCAATTATCGGTACGCTGAGAACAACTTTCACTTTCTAA
- a CDS encoding chorismate-binding protein, with translation MKPKETVFVIPTHRLRDTEQVETWFNTIQQQLETLDPLSSVVPQENCQPVKFRLSRTYQNYIQDIRQCLDEIHEEETYQVCLTNKLYTDATPDPLTFHSTLRKINSAPYSAFLRFGEIAIACSSPERFLWIDRHNKRKPELKTRS, from the coding sequence ATGAAACCCAAAGAAACAGTATTTGTTATTCCGACTCATCGACTTAGAGATACGGAACAGGTAGAAACTTGGTTCAATACTATCCAACAACAACTCGAAACTCTAGATCCTCTTTCTTCTGTTGTACCCCAAGAAAATTGTCAGCCTGTTAAGTTCCGTTTGAGTCGCACTTATCAAAATTACATTCAAGATATTCGCCAATGCTTGGACGAAATTCACGAAGAGGAAACCTATCAAGTTTGCCTGACTAATAAGCTTTACACCGATGCAACCCCCGATCCATTGACGTTCCATAGCACATTACGTAAAATCAATTCTGCTCCTTACTCTGCATTTTTGCGCTTTGGTGAAATTGCGATCGCTTGCTCATCTCCAGAAAGGTTTCTATGGATCGATCGCCACAATAAACGCAAACCAGAGTTAAAAACAAGAAGCTAA
- the kdpC gene encoding K(+)-transporting ATPase subunit C, whose amino-acid sequence MSFAREASRAVRSTLVLWVIGAIIYPFAMIAIGQIVFPFQANGSLLKNSTGQVVGSALIGQPFSSDRYFNSRPSTTSYSTADLKKDDAGVLKTGVSGASNLAPSNPALMERIKGKDDPDPSKKVEGDFNRLKTAGVQPTGDLVYTSGSSLDPHITPEAAIAQIARVAKARGVQPNQLETLISQNTDGRFLGIFGEPGVNVLKLNLALDKIKG is encoded by the coding sequence ATGAGTTTTGCACGCGAAGCTAGTAGAGCTGTTCGTTCTACCTTGGTACTCTGGGTTATTGGGGCGATTATTTATCCTTTTGCGATGATTGCTATTGGGCAGATTGTATTTCCGTTTCAAGCAAACGGTAGTCTTTTGAAAAATAGCACAGGTCAAGTTGTCGGTTCTGCTTTGATTGGTCAACCTTTTAGTAGCGATCGCTATTTTAACAGCCGTCCTAGTACCACGAGTTACAGCACAGCCGATCTGAAAAAAGATGATGCAGGAGTTTTGAAAACTGGAGTTTCCGGTGCTAGTAACTTGGCTCCCAGTAATCCCGCATTAATGGAACGCATTAAGGGTAAAGATGACCCAGATCCCAGCAAAAAAGTTGAAGGTGACTTCAATCGGTTGAAAACAGCAGGTGTGCAGCCGACTGGCGATTTAGTTTACACCTCTGGTTCCAGCCTTGACCCGCATATTACCCCGGAAGCTGCGATCGCGCAAATTGCACGAGTAGCCAAGGCGCGAGGAGTTCAACCGAACCAACTCGAAACTTTAATTTCTCAAAACACCGATGGACGCTTTCTTGGCATTTTTGGCGAACCTGGAGTTAATGTGTTGAAGCTGAATTTAGCTTTGGATAAAATTAAGGGATAA
- a CDS encoding potassium-transporting ATPase subunit F, which yields MKLIQIRRTILASQVLEEITEIWCQWRRQKLPLYLFLAMCFNLVVAPMVYAATGEQLSRSQSWGLGLLGLVTLGLSIYLFFVMFVPEKF from the coding sequence ATGAAACTTATTCAGATCCGCCGCACTATTCTTGCATCTCAAGTATTAGAAGAAATAACTGAAATCTGGTGTCAATGGCGTAGGCAAAAGCTGCCACTGTATTTATTCTTGGCGATGTGTTTCAACCTAGTGGTTGCACCTATGGTTTATGCCGCTACTGGCGAACAACTTTCCCGCAGTCAATCTTGGGGATTGGGACTGTTAGGACTGGTGACACTGGGACTTTCCATCTATCTATTTTTTGTAATGTTTGTACCGGAGAAATTCTAA
- the kdpB gene encoding potassium-transporting ATPase subunit KdpB has protein sequence MPITTDSPSPRIPSGTRDSRKHTPKADMRGLYQRAIRESFVKLDPRITVRNPVMFVVWVGTIITLLVTLNPNLFGTIQADVNQQRLLNGLITFILFFTLVFANFAEAVAEGRGKAQADSLRSTRSDTVANKILPDGSIVKVNSTELRRGDLVKVVANNMIPADGDVIKGIGSVDESAITGESAPVLKQPGTDIASSVTGGTRLLSDELTIRISADPGQGFIDRMISLVEGAERSKTPNEIALTVLLAVLTQVFLIVVATMPPFVGYIASFISTAFGVEAGNSLRAGASVAILISLLVALIPTTIGGLLSAIGIAGMDRVAQFNVIATSGRAVEACGDINTLVLDKTGTITLGNRMADEFIPLDNHSIIDVARVSLAASLFDETPEGKSIVILAEKSQAGVDFNIDKAEGVEFSAKTRMSGTNLPDGKQIRKGAVDAIKGFVRSRGGNVPDDIDAAYERVSRLGGTPLAVCQDDKIYGVIYLKDIVKPGLRERFDQLRRMGVRTIMLTGDNRITASVIAEEAGVDDFIAEATPEDKIEVIRSEQSQGKLVAMTGDGTNDAPALAQANVGVAMNSGTQAAKEAANMVDLDSDPTKLIDLVTIGKQLLITRGALTTFSIANDIAKYFAIIPTIFAAAGIGALNIMGLKSAQSAIVSALIYNALIIPALIPLALKGVKFLPLTADQLLRRNIFIFGLGGIVAPFIAIKLIDIILPLS, from the coding sequence ATGCCAATTACTACTGATTCTCCCTCTCCCCGTATTCCATCTGGAACTCGTGACTCGCGCAAACATACCCCCAAAGCTGATATGCGGGGACTTTACCAAAGAGCAATTCGTGAGTCATTTGTCAAGCTCGATCCGCGAATTACTGTCAGAAACCCAGTTATGTTTGTTGTTTGGGTAGGGACAATTATCACCTTGCTTGTTACTCTAAACCCAAATTTGTTTGGCACAATCCAGGCTGATGTCAATCAACAACGCCTTTTAAACGGGTTGATTACCTTTATTCTCTTTTTCACCCTCGTTTTTGCCAACTTTGCCGAAGCCGTAGCTGAAGGACGCGGAAAAGCACAAGCTGATTCACTGCGCTCGACGCGATCGGATACTGTTGCCAACAAAATCCTCCCCGATGGTTCCATAGTAAAAGTCAATTCTACAGAACTGCGACGGGGCGATTTGGTAAAAGTGGTTGCAAATAATATGATTCCCGCCGATGGGGATGTAATTAAAGGTATTGGCTCAGTGGATGAGTCGGCAATCACTGGGGAATCTGCCCCGGTACTGAAGCAACCAGGTACAGATATTGCCAGTTCGGTGACAGGTGGTACACGCCTACTCTCCGATGAGTTGACAATTCGCATTAGTGCCGATCCTGGTCAAGGCTTTATCGATCGCATGATTTCCCTGGTAGAAGGGGCAGAACGCAGCAAAACTCCCAACGAGATTGCTTTGACGGTATTGTTGGCAGTGTTAACGCAGGTGTTCCTGATTGTGGTGGCAACTATGCCCCCATTTGTCGGCTACATTGCCAGCTTTATCAGCACGGCCTTTGGAGTTGAGGCAGGAAACAGTTTGCGGGCGGGTGCTAGCGTTGCTATTCTCATCTCACTACTAGTAGCATTAATTCCCACAACTATCGGTGGTTTGCTCAGTGCGATCGGTATTGCCGGGATGGATAGAGTTGCTCAGTTTAACGTGATTGCTACCTCTGGTCGAGCAGTAGAAGCTTGCGGTGACATCAACACCTTGGTATTAGATAAGACAGGCACGATTACCTTGGGGAACCGGATGGCTGATGAGTTTATTCCCCTGGATAACCACTCAATAATAGATGTGGCACGAGTTTCCTTAGCTGCTAGCTTGTTTGATGAAACGCCAGAGGGTAAATCGATTGTGATTTTAGCAGAAAAGTCCCAGGCTGGGGTAGACTTTAACATTGACAAAGCCGAAGGTGTAGAATTTTCCGCTAAAACCCGGATGAGTGGCACGAATCTACCCGATGGCAAGCAAATTCGCAAAGGTGCAGTAGATGCCATTAAGGGATTTGTCCGTTCTCGTGGCGGTAACGTTCCTGATGATATAGATGCAGCTTATGAGCGAGTTTCCCGGTTAGGCGGTACACCCTTGGCTGTTTGCCAAGATGACAAAATTTATGGTGTCATCTACCTCAAAGATATTGTCAAACCCGGTTTGCGAGAACGATTTGACCAACTCCGGCGCATGGGTGTTCGCACCATCATGCTCACAGGAGACAATCGAATTACTGCTTCGGTAATTGCCGAGGAAGCTGGGGTGGATGATTTCATTGCCGAAGCGACTCCAGAAGACAAAATTGAGGTGATTCGCTCGGAACAATCTCAAGGTAAACTGGTGGCAATGACCGGGGATGGTACGAACGATGCACCTGCTCTCGCTCAAGCAAATGTGGGTGTGGCAATGAATTCGGGGACGCAAGCTGCCAAAGAAGCTGCTAACATGGTGGACTTAGACTCAGATCCCACGAAGCTAATTGACTTAGTAACCATAGGTAAACAGTTGCTAATTACTCGTGGAGCCTTGACAACATTCTCCATCGCTAACGATATTGCCAAGTATTTTGCGATCATTCCGACAATCTTTGCCGCTGCTGGAATCGGCGCACTTAATATTATGGGATTAAAGAGTGCCCAATCTGCGATCGTCTCGGCGCTGATTTACAACGCCTTGATTATTCCGGCACTAATTCCGCTAGCACTCAAAGGAGTGAAGTTCTTACCTTTAACAGCAGATCAATTGCTACGTCGTAATATCTTCATCTTTGGTCTTGGCGGTATCGTTGCTCCCTTCATTGCCATCAAGCTGATAGATATTATCCTACCTTTGTCTTAA
- the kdpA gene encoding potassium-transporting ATPase subunit KdpA, with product MLEGWIQITLTLLIVVAITPVFGRYMARVYLDQSTFLDPILNPVERVLYALVGVKTKENMTGWQYGRAILYSNVAMGLLIFLIIMNQGWLPLNPTKIDAPTWDTVLHTTISFITNTNQQHYSGETYMSYGSQMWGLGYHMFTSAATGLAVGIAFIRGLTGRSLGNFYVDLIRSITRILLPICIVGGIVLMAAGVPETLGGAVVFPTLEDANISQAIARGPVAHYEIIKQLGENGGGFFAINSAHPFENPNGFSNLIQIVAMLSIPTSLIYTYGLFANNTKQAWLVYGMVGVLYVIFIIVTAIGEYNGNPAVNALLGSQQPNLEGKEVRFGWAQSALFATSTTGTMCGAVNSLHDSFMPNGGFITLSNMFLQIIWGGQGTGTAYLFAYLILAVFATGLMVGRTPEFLGRKIEKREVVLASFLILLVHPIAIMIPAGIALAFPDQLSGISNPGFHGFAQVIYEYASAAANNGSGFEGLGDSQPSPFAISTGTAPTATALWWNLSTCFSLLAGRYVPIIGLLFLADSMSRKQAVPYTTGTLRTDTGLFIGVTAGVILILGALTFFPVLALGPIGEAFFIAKGIG from the coding sequence ATGCTAGAAGGATGGATTCAAATTACATTAACGCTACTAATTGTAGTAGCAATTACTCCTGTATTTGGGCGCTATATGGCGCGTGTCTACCTAGATCAAAGTACTTTTCTCGATCCGATTTTGAATCCGGTTGAGCGAGTACTTTATGCTTTGGTTGGCGTTAAAACCAAAGAAAATATGACCGGCTGGCAGTATGGGCGGGCAATCCTATACAGCAATGTAGCAATGGGGTTGCTGATTTTCTTGATTATTATGAATCAAGGATGGCTGCCATTAAACCCAACTAAGATAGATGCCCCAACTTGGGATACAGTGCTGCATACGACTATTTCTTTTATTACTAATACTAACCAGCAGCACTATTCTGGTGAAACCTACATGAGCTATGGCAGCCAAATGTGGGGACTTGGTTATCACATGTTTACTTCTGCTGCTACTGGTTTAGCGGTGGGGATTGCTTTTATTCGGGGATTGACGGGTAGATCGTTGGGCAACTTTTATGTAGATTTAATTCGCTCGATTACGCGAATTTTACTGCCTATTTGTATTGTCGGCGGCATTGTCTTAATGGCAGCTGGCGTTCCCGAAACATTGGGGGGTGCGGTTGTATTTCCTACTTTAGAAGATGCGAATATTAGTCAAGCGATCGCTCGTGGCCCTGTTGCTCACTATGAAATTATCAAACAACTAGGAGAAAACGGCGGCGGCTTTTTCGCTATCAACTCGGCACACCCCTTTGAAAATCCCAATGGGTTTTCTAACTTGATTCAGATTGTCGCCATGCTTTCGATTCCTACTTCCCTAATCTACACTTATGGGTTGTTTGCGAATAACACTAAGCAAGCTTGGTTAGTCTACGGTATGGTAGGCGTTCTCTATGTAATATTTATCATCGTTACTGCCATTGGTGAATACAACGGCAATCCGGCTGTGAATGCCCTGCTGGGTAGTCAGCAACCAAATTTGGAGGGTAAAGAAGTCCGGTTTGGTTGGGCACAATCTGCACTATTTGCAACCAGTACAACTGGTACTATGTGCGGCGCAGTCAACAGTTTACACGACTCTTTCATGCCCAACGGCGGTTTTATTACCCTTTCCAATATGTTCCTGCAAATTATTTGGGGTGGACAGGGGACAGGAACCGCTTATCTATTTGCTTACCTGATTCTGGCTGTGTTCGCTACAGGGTTGATGGTGGGACGTACACCAGAATTTCTCGGACGCAAGATTGAGAAGCGCGAAGTTGTACTTGCTAGTTTTTTAATTCTGCTAGTTCACCCGATCGCAATTATGATTCCCGCAGGTATCGCCTTGGCGTTTCCCGATCAACTGTCAGGAATTAGTAATCCCGGTTTCCACGGCTTTGCTCAAGTTATCTATGAATATGCGTCCGCCGCTGCTAACAACGGTTCTGGCTTTGAAGGTTTAGGAGATTCACAACCTTCACCTTTTGCAATATCTACAGGTACAGCACCAACTGCAACTGCTTTGTGGTGGAACTTGAGTACCTGCTTTAGTTTACTGGCTGGGCGTTATGTTCCAATCATCGGTTTGCTGTTTTTAGCAGATAGTATGTCTCGCAAGCAAGCTGTTCCTTATACGACTGGGACATTGCGAACCGATACCGGACTATTTATAGGCGTTACCGCAGGTGTGATTTTAATTCTGGGCGCACTTACATTTTTCCCAGTCTTAGCATTGGGCCCCATTGGTGAAGCTTTCTTTATTGCCAAAGGTATTGGCTAG
- a CDS encoding ADP-ribosylglycohydrolase family protein, which translates to MLLELAIADAYGAGFEYADEMIANNDLSRYVEHPRFRLNPGSYTDDTQMSIAIAEVIVAQAPWTPEVLADSFVRAFKRDEREGYSRNFYHFLREIQDGEEFLTKINPDSDKSGGAMRAAPIGIYPTPEKVIEAATIQAAITHNTTDGINAAVAAALMSHYFIYRLGAKRKLGRFLEGYVSGEWNKPWEGKVKSQGWMSVRAAITAVMRNDSMSELLQDCIAFTGDVDTVAAIALAAGSCSEEITQDIPNYLVAGLENGAYGRDYLIELDKQLMSLVGKKIG; encoded by the coding sequence ATGCTGCTAGAGTTAGCGATTGCAGATGCCTACGGTGCAGGTTTTGAATATGCAGACGAAATGATCGCTAACAACGATTTGAGTCGATACGTTGAGCATCCGCGGTTTCGACTCAATCCTGGCAGCTACACCGACGACACCCAGATGAGTATTGCCATTGCGGAAGTGATTGTCGCTCAAGCACCGTGGACACCAGAAGTTTTAGCCGATAGTTTTGTTAGAGCTTTCAAACGCGATGAGAGAGAAGGTTATTCTCGAAATTTCTACCATTTTCTGAGAGAAATTCAGGATGGGGAAGAGTTTTTAACCAAAATTAACCCTGATAGTGACAAAAGCGGGGGGGCAATGCGTGCAGCACCCATTGGCATCTATCCCACACCAGAAAAAGTGATTGAGGCAGCAACAATTCAAGCGGCAATTACCCACAATACAACCGATGGGATCAATGCTGCCGTTGCGGCTGCCTTAATGTCGCATTATTTTATCTATCGACTGGGAGCAAAACGCAAATTAGGACGGTTTCTGGAAGGTTATGTATCTGGTGAGTGGAATAAACCGTGGGAAGGTAAAGTCAAGTCTCAAGGCTGGATGAGTGTCAGAGCAGCGATTACTGCGGTGATGCGAAATGACAGCATGAGCGAACTTTTACAAGATTGTATCGCTTTTACTGGGGATGTAGATACAGTAGCGGCGATCGCTTTGGCTGCTGGTTCTTGTAGCGAGGAAATTACTCAAGACATTCCCAATTATCTTGTCGCAGGGTTAGAGAATGGAGCTTACGGTAGAGATTACCTCATCGAACTGGATAAGCAGTTAATGAGTTTGGTGGGTAAAAAGATCGGCTAA